Within the Lycorma delicatula isolate Av1 chromosome 11, ASM4794821v1, whole genome shotgun sequence genome, the region TGTCGCATTttcagaccgtgtgggagttccttgatgcgattgttttgttcaaccgacatcagtagtttgcctcAGGGAAAAGACCCCTACTGCGcagctgtaggaagctaaccgacagatatggctggctacaagcactttaatggtggacaggtacttgctggcattcagcggcagcgaattgctgtctttgatgagATAAATCTAATTATTGATTGTCATAtgtgttttagtagttgacagggtgcacctacccattgtagtgatatatgacaagtgggcagagggacacgcaagcgaatggtgtatggtaccacacTTATTTCACTCATGCTTTttggttagctctaggagctaattaggacactggtcgctaaactgttttgaggctcagtagccgtttgtggcacagacattcggtcttatgttttaggaagaccgaatggggtggtggcgggagaaatgccaagcaaaccaatgtaTCATGGACATCCTTGTTCTTAATAACAATTTCTTGTACAAAAAGCTTAAGTGTTTCATTTTAACAGATacgtaatgacattttttttttcaattttaaaagttctttgtACGTCAGAACATGATGGCACTCCCTCGTCCATAAAAAGATAGCCACTTCTAATATGTGAAATAACAAAACCAAcctaacaatttttcataaaaagtacttacCAGATAAAAATCATCAACATATTAATACCTTGATTAATAATATCACTGGCAACTCCAGGAGATTTTTAGCTAACACATATTTTTGGTGATTTGTGCTTTAAGAAtgtgttctatttaaaaaaaaaatttgtaattaacatttttctaaattttaggttGTTCTATGGGATAAAATTATTCTTAGAGGCGAAAATGCTGTATTGGATTTCAAAAAcatgaatacaaaatattatttttgggatGATGGAAGTGGTTTAAAGTAAGTatgcttaaaaattgtttatataaataacatttacttaaGGAAATCTCATAGTTCATTTAAAACAATGTCTACAGGATAcaaggctataaaaaaaaaatttgtatacgcTGCAGAACTAATACAGAGGAGTAAGTAACTTCATTTAGTATGTACTACAGAGGCAGCAAGCAATGTATATATtccaaaaaattcaatattatgtgAATGTAAAGTGCTCTTCTAATAATGTTGGTTCTATCTTCATTGTTTAATATCAGTGAATATAATTTGAGACTTGACCGAAggagttatattttaattctaataatgtaGTACAGTTTCTCAGCGGCCTCTATGTTGTTATCTGGTGATAGATAATGTAATCAGATTCAAGAATACTTCCTGCATGTGAGATTCAATGTCTGAAGCTCAGTTCAGGAAAACTGTCCTAGGTATTTgaagattttcaattaaaaagtgaGTATGGTCCAGTGaagtaaaaatcttataaattatgtACATTCTTAACAATGTTGTACACTTAAAatcatgatataattattatttttattttgtttacagggGTAATAACAACGTAACTTTAAGCCTATCGTGGAATATTATTCCCAATGCTGGATTTTTACCGAGCATATTTGCTATTGGAAAACATGTCTTCCAATTTCCAAATGAATACACACAAGCACctgtttaattctttatatttaggATATAATGAAgttgtctgaaaaaaaattgtaagaaaacaacaaaatctcATAACATACATCAGTAAAAGCATTTCATGAATTGTCATCctttaaggaattaaaaataatatttcttagttCAGAATACAAAACACTCCTAATAGACAGTTTACCTAATAGGTTAACTACTTCTATTACTATGTAATAcacttagattaaaaataaatgtaattttttatgcatttaatctgtttttgtatACAATTCTAATATCTATTTAGGTAATGATTGATGTAATAGAAAATACCATCTACTgttctgaatattttcatatacAATTCAATAAATTCAAATGAGATCAGGTAAAACACATACTTCTCCAACAATTTCCATCTAAAAATTGATAATCTATTCATACAGGTTTAATAATAGTGTCTGCCAAAAAtcagaatgaaaatataatgtttacaatagaaaaaatttaatcaaaacctTCGAacaatgtttttagaaaatattttgtaaaataaactgttccctaaatattattttaaaatgttttgtttatataaatatatataatataaacagtgCTCTAATAAAtctgatgtaattaaaataaaattctaataaataataattaaactgtaagaaagaaatttaattttgtaaaaagttcatgattgaattttgtttgtgtcattaaagcaaataaagtagcaatatttgattttaatcaattataattgTATACTGAAGATAAAATGTGAAAGATATagaagtgtaattaattttttttttactggaatcagtttttaatgttgtaatatcAGTTTTGCATGAATTAATTGTTCTAACATTAAAtcatgatagaattttttttaactactcttTCAAAATGcactatataagaaaaaattccacTATTTATCTAAAtacatgattaaattaaataagtagatTTGTAAAAAGATGAAACAGGTATGACCTTAAGAAATACATACACTTAATAAACCAACAAAGAGGTGGTAAAAACCCTGACTTTATCAAAAAAACAACTGAAGGTAGCAAGGATTTTACCCTTGATAGATTATTTCTTAGGAATAAACTAAATATGTAAGTATGCAAGAAAAACAAGTGGGTTGGTGTGTGTAACAGGATGGAagcaaatgtataaaaataaccaTGTTTTTACAAGTAGATGGACCAGCATGTGGTGATTCATCACTATTACTACTTGATGACAccatagttaataataaattaacaatcacTGTCACTTTCTGATAAAAATAGTGTCGcccattgataataatttttttatacgacaAACTTAAATTAAGAGGTTATAAGTTGGAGCACGTTTCCTATACTATATGGTGAGTTGTATTGTATCACATTGTAGCATAGACTGCGGGTGAGAGAGTGGCTTTGTGAGGGCTGCGATAGACATTGTCTACTGTACTAGCTGATAGGGAATCAGCTAGCATGTGACTCTTGTTTTTTCTCAGTTGATTCCCCATCCCAAAGCCTGTGTTAAGAAGCTTcacttcagaaaaattatataaaattttgagattcagAATCCATAGAATTTCCCTAACCccttgaccaaaattaaatggtattaatGACTTGTATCCAgacattattatacaaaattttataaaacttggtTAATCTTGTTTGAAGATATCAAGATAAAAATTGACAACCAGTGAGAAAAGCAAAACATAAACTTTTTATCCACAAGAGAtggtgcaaaaatatttttttgcaccATCTCTTTATATGAGATGGGGGTTTGAATAAgacaaaaaactataataaagtaACTAAGTTGACTAAAAGGtagctaaattataaaatattataaggatagcttaattaattaaattatatgaaaaatctaCTTACcctctgagtaaaattttgatatgGGAATCTGAGGTCCACATCTCTTTGGCTtcttataatctaaatttaatgcCTCATATAGATTAATCATCATTCCAAATCTCATACAAATTGGTCCTCCAGTATGGAGATATGAAgcaataaatatatgtatatacataacatccttttaaaattttccattgctaaaattgtattttttttattaaaggggaTCATGAAACAACTTGGAAAAATGCTAGCATGCAAAATTTGACTTGATTAGCATACTTTCCTATACTGTTTAATTTATATGTCTTAAATAAATAGTTGATAGtgtaaaaaatctctaaaaattaaagaatattatccAACTCTTTAAATTCTGATTTACTAAAGTTAACTATATattaagggttatttttttatttttatattttattttttagtcagttGTCAATGCcattgtatgtaaaaatttataagcagttcagatttaaataagaattgaatagtattatttttgattaataagttttcttgaaatttgttttatttgagttATTACTTTTCCTTATGTAGAATTCATGTATAGCTGTATAGTATGTCAGAAAGTAAGAGATGAAgtgcatttattaaaaagaaaagcacGATTGCATTTGGTATAAGAGGATGATTAAAGGACTGGGATCTGTGTACATTAGCTAGtcagaaataagtaaaattaatccattttgttaaattaaatttttacttctggAGGCTaagaatgtataatattattttgaataacctatgataaatgttttgttattcaAAATGTCGTGCTTTGTGATGTTTCTGAGAAACATGATGCAAGGATAcaattgtgaattttaaaattactataccTCAATCATGAACTGAcccctgaaaataatttttacaaatcagCTAGAATCATGAGTTGagatctttaataatatttaaaaaaatttacatttaaaaattttatttattgtaatacttaatTTAAGCCTACCAAGTTAGTTACTATTAAAGATTAGCCAACATGtacttcaatttttacatttaaataatctattttatacaaatatagtaaatatacgtactaaataatttttttaaaataaataaagaataaaaatatttctaaaatttttataaatttaaaactaattctaaaaaaaataatatatataaagtattatattactttaaataaattataaataaaaatatcagtctaTTATCTGATAAcgattaatgatttaaaatataatttatttaaacttaaaaaataaacaaaataaataaaattatgtatgtaatggTATTTCTATTGTCAACGAGCTTTAGTAATTTTAAGAGATTGCCTTTTTTACAAACTAAGAGAAGGATTAAATAGATGAATGTAATTCAAGTACATTTATGTACTTGAATTACAACTGACTTTCTGTCCCTTTTCACATTTACAGACGAATCCAttaatagttatattttcaataaattgtaaatttaaatgaagcaaCTTCCAAATGCTGGCAAATTGAAATAATACTCAAAAAAAGATCTTGAAATAAAGGTGAAATTAGAAGTAACAGTCAAAATACTGTTTCTGTAAAGTAATGACAAATATTTTCAGATAGTCTTCGAGTTTAATGCCCGACAAAGGTCTATAATTTTTCACTTATCATTTCATTCATcttactttctttattaaaattacattccaTAACATCTCTGAggtcaaaacaaaattaaataaataaataaaattacagaatgttCGATCAGTACgatgataaaaaaacattaatttattttgcttgagtattataatgtaaaatattactgtgatcaaaggaatttttttttcaatattttactgtctttcttttcctttttatgatatttaattattttacaaaaaaaataaatttgtctttaACTAAAAAAAGGCATGACATGACAAGCTTAAATCTATTCTCACAggattttactttattacttaatttttatttgatttatgacAGATCATTGTTCCTTCATGTAATACCGTCTGTctactttcttcatttattaccagACCATCAAATGTTCAACACTGAAGCCATTTATCTTTTTCTAATCCTtagctttgaatattatttactgttagaaaaaattacttccctctattacttcaaattttattctaaataaaatttgtcggctcctaaataaaattgtaaattgcaTCCAGTAATATGGTAGTTTTATTAAACCTTAAAGTTCTTATGGAACAGAATCCTGATGTAGGAGCTAAATATCAGcactataattagtttttaaactcTGATTAAAGTAGATAGTGTTAATTATAACgtcttaataacaataaaaaaaataataataataaaaaaaaactgtaattcacAGTATGAATCAAAATTTCCACATCTTTTCTACTAAcattttgatagtttttatatatatattttcatacagttaataaacaatttatatataaatttctactgttagataaatatttttataaaactattcaattaaaaaaaaaaaacgtatatataaacttaaactattaagaaacagataataatcataaataaaattttcataattctattaatattatgctaatcaatattacaattatacattgcataattataattacaacacatatttataataattatacagagatttaaaaagaatcacttaatattgtaatagtattgagtatttttaaagaattcacgctaatttaaaattttaataatggtatGTTTACAGGATGTGAGAgtaaatttgtatcattttaaaaatcttttttttttacactaagtgatataataattattttacaatcatttaataaaaaaacgcacttttaaatttatataaagtaactaatatatgagaaataaaaaGCTGTAATGATACACAAATATATGGTACTGACCGGAactttgaatttttgaaatattttccaatatttcaaaggatatttattttacaaacagaatACATGTATAATTAACATAGATTTAATCCTATTATTAATAGAGAGTTGTAAATAGTATTCCTGCTGTTATCAATGCATACCAAAGTGTCAAACATGGTTCCTTGCAAAATCCTCCAATTATTATGTAATacttcactaaattaaaaaaattaatgtaacaaatatacACATATAGGTAGTAtctctgtatatataataattgttctttttaaaagaattttataatcaaataaagctggtataataaagtttttttatataaaatttattaggtaGCATTTATTTcacgttttctttttataaatttaaataagtatgcAAAACCAATTAGGTTTTAGATGAGTACTGtagaatataattatatgaaaatacataTCAATATAATCTactcagtattttttattttctttctgtgaTATGAATCAACTTTAATCAGCCACTTCTattcaagttaattttatttaaattcatgttacCTGTCCAATTTGTTCTTTACatgctgttttattttgttttgtttttaatttatgctcctacactattttataaatcacatatatatatttatttcaaacattatataaaccactatatcaaataaattattttaaaaacagatatacTATCCATTAAAtacagttgaaataaaattaaggcATAATTAGTGCTTTCAAAGTGTTCCATTCCAGTAGTCAAATTTTAAGATAGTAAGTTAGTCACTAATTTACCATTGTAAATATAAGAGTTTTTAACTGTGACAAAAGTTATAcatattaaagaaattcatttaaaatgtttaactatattttaattgtatgtaaTGTGTAAAATTTGATTGTTGATGACGGTACTCCACAATCagcgttattatatatatatatatgtaataacaagatatattttacttaaaaatattacctttgcTAATCTCTTggattaaccaatcaactatacaaacttataaattaaatactctacgtttcacttagaattctcgaAGCTTCCTCagacacattcatacacacatcatacaaaattctcttacatactgtaatatataataatgtagtattctcttatattatgaattttaagtgaaatgtagagtatttaatttataagtttgcatACTTGATTGGTTAAccgaagagattaataaagatgatattttaaagtaaaacatgtcttttattatatttaaatctatccaatcaagaggaaaacaaacttaaataaattacactttatatatatgtatatatataaagttatccAAACTTTATACAAActatatacacatgtatatatatatatatatatatatatatacatgttatattagttaatgttatatattaatataatttgtataggaataataattaataataattttgcagaggaatatgattctcgaaaggattgatttaaaaaaaaataaatgtatgtatgtattttttttaaggtacagTACAAAGGTACAGGTACAATGAACTGAATAgatccattttatatatatttggtattcgttttttaggtttttctgttgcTTTATTTTGATGGTTAAgttgatatttttgaatttatttagcaCATTGATCAGTTGGTCACAGTGCTCATTTATTTAGATTAGGTCAAGTTAggttatgttaatgaattattttaatttaaaaaaaaatatatatatatatacacatgtataaagtacatatataatattaaaaaagatttttattgattaaacaaTTGTTTAAGATCCAGGACcaagttaattaatttgaataattatttcattacattaagtttaaaaatgagtTAGttatataacaatcaaaatattgtaTTGCATTTTATGGCCTAGTATCCTGTTTTCAGCATATTGCATTTGAAGAACTGTTTAAGTTTCAATgaagtgaaagatttttaaatagtgTGAACTTGTGGTAAACAAACATTACACAGGAagttcaaacataaataaataagcaatcaAAGAGAGGTaagtttaagaataaaattatcattcttaAAGAAGAaggtaagatataaatattatcagTTGCAATTACAGCACAGCTATTATGATGGTTCAAGATGCTAGTTGAAATcaggttaaattttaaacttagatTTAATTGGACTCAAATAcccactttgtttttttttatttatttgttttagctACTACGAActacattatttcaaataattcactTTTTCAGTTTCCTTCATCTCCATCATTATTTCCCagtgtttttcttgttttttctgtCCAGAGGTATACTCTTCTGTTGTTTTTGTTTACCTTAGAAACCTGTGATATGCAATTTCTTTTTTAGTGCTGAACATTTTTTGACATCTTCTTGTTCTACCttcagttctttttttgtttcttttagtttttctgatcctgttgtttttagattttagatttttaaagtgtCTAAATAGCCTGTTGCAGTTCATTCTTTGTAGGTAACCATAGATGGTgattcttctttttctgattatatatgatattttcttAGTGTTCACGTACAATTCATTATTGCTGCTTCTGTATTTTTCTCTAACTTTGACAATCCTTATTACCTTTATAaggatttttcattttctgttatcAATTAGAGGTTTCTTGCTAAATGTCGGACATTCAGCTGCATATAGACTTCCCGGATGAATGACTGTAACGTAGTGTCTTGGTTAAATGTTCACTGATATTGATTTTTTACTATaggttttcttaattaattaatagactAGTTCTAATTTATTGAGCTTGATCTGATGGTTCCTTTCCAGAGATGTTGACTTCAATTACCTTCCCTATTTGAATTTTTCGGTTCTATTAATTACCCCCATATGCCAATATTAGTATTTTGGGGGATGATGTTCATATGTACTCTGTTTTCTTGAGGGAGATCTACAGTGTTGTCTTTTCTGCTGTGGTTATTTTAGTA harbors:
- the LOC142332350 gene encoding signal peptidase complex subunit 3-like, translating into MNTKYYFWDDGSGLKGNNNVTLSLSWNIIPNAGFLPSIFAIGKHVFQFPNEYTQAPV